The Leifsonia xyli genomic sequence CACCCAGGTAGCCTGGGCGACCTTCGTAGTCGAGGTCACGAGCCAGTTCTCGACCGAGTTGTCTGTCGTACCCGTCTTGCCGAAGACCGGGATGCCGTCGCCCGGGTTTGCGGAGGCTGCCGTACCGCCGCCGCGGAGCACACCCTGGAGGGCGTAGATCGCGGCCGCAGCCACCTGGGGGTCGATCGGCGTGGTCGAGCACTGCGACTTCGGAACGGCGTGCGCGCTGCCGTCGGCGTTCACGATCTTGTCGATCGCGATCGGGCTGCACGCCACGCCGTTGTTGGCGAGGCCGGCGTACGCGGTCGCCATGGTCAGAGGCGCGATGTAGTTCGTGCCGAGCACCGACGACGGGTTCGCCCTGTATGGATTGGTCTGCTCGTCGGCCCCGTGCACCAGCAGGTCCTGAGCGCGCTGCTTGATGCCGCAGAGGTCGAGCGAGGTCGCCATCTTGGCGAAGATCGTGTTGATCGACTGCGCGGTCGCGTTCATGACCGTCGTGGAGGTGACGGACTCGCCTTCATCGTTCGAGACGTTCCACGGCGCACCGCCGATGTCGTTGCAGGGGTCGCTCGAGTGGAACGAGGTCTGCGGAAACACATGCTGCGTGCCGTTGACGGACTGGTAGAGCGAGTGCCCCTCGTTAAGCCACTCGAGCAGGTCGAACACCTTGTACGCCGACCCGGTCTGGAAGCCCTCCGAGGCTCCATAGGCGTAGTCGGTGTTGTAGTTGACCGCCGTCGTGGACGGAGCCGGGGCCGCGGTGTTGTCGTACGGCCGGTTCTGGACCATAGTCACCACCCGGCCACTGCCGACTTCGACGGAGACGTTGGACGATCCGACATCGAGGCGGGGATCGGCCGGCGGGATATAGGCGCTGACAGCAGCTTGGGCCTGCGACTGCAGGTCGAGGTTCAGCGTCGTGTAGATCTTGAGGCCGCCGCGCGTGAGGAAGTTGGAGCGGTCGTCGCCGGTCTTGCCGAAGATCGGGTCCTGCTCGATCACGCGCTCGACGTAGTCGCAGAAGAACGCCGCGTTGTACTGCTGGGCCGACATGCAGCCGTTCTGCGACGCGGTGATCTTCGGCTCGACCTTCGTCGCACGCGCGGCGTCGTGCTCCTCCTTGGTGATCTTGCCGTTGGCGAGCATCCGGTCGAGCACGTAGTTGCGGCGGTCGAGGGTCTCTTTGTACCCGTTGGCCGCGCCGTTCTCCTTACTGTCAGGCTTGTCGATACGCAGGTTGTCCGGGTTGTTCAGGATGGCGATCAGCGTCGCCGCCTGCTGCAGGTTCACATCCTTCGCTCCGACGCCGAAGTAGTACTCCGCCGCCGACTGCACGCCGTAGACGCGACCGCCGAACAGGGCGATGTTCAGGTAGCTCTGCAGGATGTCGTTCTTCGAGTACTCCTTCTCGAGCCCGATCGCGTACCGCATCTCTTTGAGCTTGCGGGACGGGTCGACCTTCGTGGCGTCGTTGTAGCAGGCCTCGTACGCGGTCAGCTGCTTCTTCTGCACCGCATCGGTCGCCGTCGGGTCGGGCTGCTTGTTCTCACAGCGCTGCACGAGGATGTTCTTGACGTACTGCTGGGTGATGGACGAACCGCCCTGCACCGACTTGTGCAGCGCCGTGAGGACGGCGCCGCGCAGGGTGCCGGAGACGTCGACGCCGCCGTGCTCGTAGAAGCGCGGATCCTCGGTCGCGACGGCCGCGTCTTTCAGGTTCTGGGAGATGCCGTCCCAGCCGACCTCGATGCGGTTCTGCGAGTAGAAGGTCGCGATCGGCACCTGCTTCCCGTTGCTCAGCGCGTACATCGTGGAAGCCTGGGCCAGCGGCTCGACCTTGATGTACTCGGGCAGTCCGTCGAAGACGCTGATGGTGGAGTCGGCCGCCGAGCCGGTCAGCGCGACCGCCGGTGTGACCGCAGCCGCTGCGAGCACGCCGGCCAGACCGCTCAGCGCGACGAATCCCGCGAGGGCAGGAGCCCATCCCCATCTCATGCGTCCAGTTCTCCCTCGTCGAGACCGTTCTTCCGTGGCGGCAATGATACGCGTCGGTCGTGACGGCTCCGGGAGGTCGACGCTCAGGTTGTGGAGAGAACGAACGCCTCCGGGCCTGTGGACGGTTTCCTCAGGAGGTCTCGCGCAGCTTGTCGCAGAGCTGGGCGAGCGTCTCGAGCTCCTCGGTGGTCAGCCGTCCGCCGACGCGCGCGTTGATCGTCTTCATGTGATCGACCGCGACGCGGCGGAACATCTCGAACCCCGTGTCGGTCAGGCGGATGACGGTGCCGCGGGCGTCCGACGGCTCCGGCTCCTTCGCGACGAGGCCGCGGGCGACCAGGCGGTCGACGAGCCTGCTGACGCTGGGCTGGGTGAGGAGCACGTGCTTGTTGAGATCCCGGAGCCGCAGCTCACGGTTCGGCTGCCGCGAGAGGTTGAAGAGGACGTCGTACTCGTTGAACGAGATGTCCCGCGTCGGGAACTCCGCCGCCAGCGTGCGCATGACGGCGACCTGCGCGCGGAACAGCGACTCCCACGCCGCCACCGCGCTGATGCGGGACCGGCCGGGTGAGCTCTGCGTCGCGGTCTCGGCCATGGCTCTCCTCCTCATGCTCGATGCATTCGCATCTTCTCATCATGAGGGTACGTCGACATCCGTGTCACCACGGGCGCGAGGCGGATGGAGAGGGCCCCGGGCAAAGATCGAGGGCCGGTCGCAGAGGCTAGCGACCGGCCCTCTCCCTTGCACCAAGAGTGTCCTGCAATCACATTCCGCGATGGCTGCCACAGCAAACAACCATTGCTCTTGAACTATATAACGAAGAGGTAACGGCATCTAGTTATCAAGTCGTTATTTTTTCTGCGAATCTTCTCTGTCCTGCCAAGCGGTCCGCTGAGAGGTACCCTCATCGCGTGAGCGAGGACTCCGCGGCCTTCCGGGGCGACATCCCGGCGCACTACGACTCGAACCTCGGGCCGGTGCTGTTCGAGCACTATGCCGACGTGCTCGGGCGCGCGGTGGCCGAGACCGAGCCGGGCCGAATCCTCGAGACCGCCGCCGGCACCGGCATCTCTTCTGCCGCGATCGCGCGCTACAGCCCGCGGGCGGAGCTCGTCCTCACCGACCTCAACGAGGCGATGCTCCACCTCGCGCACAAGAAAGTGCCCGCGTCGACCCGCATCGACGTCGCCGACGCCCAGCACCTGCACTTCCATGACGGCAGCTTCGACGTGGTCGCGTGCCAGTTCGGCGTGATGTTCCTGCCTGACCTGGGCGCGGGTCTTCGTGAAGCCCGTCGCGTGCTCGCGCCGGGCGGCGTCTTCCACTTCTCGGTGTGGGACAGCCATGCGAAGAACCGGTTCGCCGCCATCACCCACCGCCTGATCGTCGAGACGTTCCCCGACGATCCGCCGGCGTTCTACCAGGTTCCATTCGGGCTGAGCGATGTGGGCTACCTGCGCGACGCCGCCCAGGCGGCGGGGTTCGGCCGCATCCGGGTGGATGTGCTGCCGCACCGGTCGAGGGTCGTCTCCTGGTCGGTCTTCGCGGATGGCCTGCTGCTGGGCAACCCGGTGGCGGACCAGCTGCGCCGGCGCGGGGCCGACCTGCAGGCGCTCATCCGCGAGCTCGCGCGCCGCCTCGAGGTGGAGTACGGACCGTCGCCCGCGGACATCCCGCTGCAGACCCTCTTCTACCGCGCCTATCCGGCGTGACGCTGGACAAGATCACTCGAAAGCGAATACTCTACTCAGAGTAATTGATCTCGAGTGGAGGTGACCATGCCCAAGCGCGCCGTATCCAACCCGCTGGCCCTGGCCGTGCTCGCCTGCCTCTGGGAGCGCCCGATGTACCCGTACGAGATGACGACGACCATGCGCGAGCGGGGCAAGGAGGACAGCATCCGCCTCAACTTCGGCTCCCTCTACGCGGTCATCAAGTCGCTCGAGAAGCACGGCTTCATCGAGGTCGCGCAGACCGAGCGCGAGGGCAACCGGCCCGAGCGGGTCGTGTACGCGATCACCGACGCCGGGCGCGTCGAGGCGGAGGAGTGGCTCCGCGAGCTCATCGAGGTGCCGGTGAAGGAGTACCCGGCGATCGAAACCGGCCTGTCGCTCCTGCCGATGCTGCCGCCGCAGGTCGCCGCCGACCTGCTCGAGAGCCGGCGCGACCGGATCGACGAAGACCTCGCCGCACGGCGCACGCTGCACGAACAGGCCCAGGGGCTTCCGGAACTGTTCATGATCGAGTCCGACTACCGCGTCGCGATCCTGGAGGCCGAGCGCACGTTCGTCGCCGATCTGGCCGCGCGCATCCGCGACCGCTCGATCGGCGGCTTCGACGGCTGGGAGGAGCTGCACCGGCTGCTCGCCGAAGGCGTCGGGATGGAGGAGCTGACCGAGCGCATCGCCGTCGGCTTCTTCGGGGAGGAGGCGGCCGCCCTGTACCGCGCGTAGACAGAACGATGGCCGGAGAGCGGCAACTCTCCGGCCATCCACACCTTCAGTCGTTCCATCCGGAACCTGCGTCAACAGTCACCGAGGGCTCCTTCCAGGATATCCCGTTGCGGTGGCTGACCATCAGATCAGAGAGGAAAGCCACCATGGCATCCGCAACCGGGCCGGCGCTCGCCGCCGCCCACCTCGTGAAGACCTACAGCGGCGGGAGGGGCAAGCCCGCCGTCCGCGCGCTCGACGACCTCGGCTTCGAGGTCGAGACCGGGACGGTGTTCGGCCTGCTCGGCCCGAACGGCGCCGGCAAGTCGACCACGATGAAGATCCTGTCGACCCTCGCCCGGCCCGACTCCGGGTCGGCATCCGTGGCCGGGATCGACGTCATCCGCCATCCCGCCCGCGTGCGCCGGGCCATCGGGTACGTCGCCCAGAAGCCGGTCTCCGACCCGTCCGACACCGGGGTCGAGAACCTCGTGCTGGCCGGGCGGCTGCAAGGCATGTCCGGTCGGGAGGCGGCGGCGCGCGCCCGCGAGCTGCTCGACCGCTTCGGCCTCACCGACCACGCCCGGCGGCAGGTGAAGACCTATTCCGGCGGCATGGCCCGCAAGCTGGATGTGGCGATCGGCCTCATGCACCGGCCGCAGGTGCTCTTCCTCGACGAGCCGACCACCGGTCTCGACCCGGAGGCGCGCGCGGAGCTCTGGCTGGAGCTCGAGCGGATGACGGCGGCCGAGAACCTGACCGTGCTGCTGACCACGCACTACCTGGACGAGGCTGACCGCCTCGCCGACCGGCTCGCGATCGTCGACCACGGCCGCATCGTCGCCGGCGGCACGCCGGAGGAGCTGAAGAACGGCCTCCGCGGCGACGCCATCGTCGTCGAGCTGGCCGGGGACGCCGATCCACTCGCCGGGCTCTCGGCCCTGGAACGGGTGGATGCGCTGCGCGAGGTGGGCGGCGACGGCCGCACCCTGCGCGCCCGAGCGGACGTGGGCGCATCCACCCTCCCGCTCGCCCTCGCGGCGCTCGAGGCTGCCGGCGTCGCGGTCGCCTCCGCCACGGTCGCCCGGCCGAGCCTGGACGACGTCTACCTGCGGCACACCGGCCGCACCTTCACGCGGGCGCAGGAGTCCGCCGAGTTCGTCCTGGAGGATGCATCATGACCGCCGCAACGCTCGCCCCGTCCCGTCCGCTCCGCCGGACCGGGCCCACCTTCGTCACCCACACCCTGCTGCTGACCGGGCGTCAGCTGCGGGCGGCATGGCGGATGCCGGCGTTCCTCGTCATGAACCTGGTGCAGCCGGTGATCTGGCTGCTGCTGTTCGGGCAGCTGTTCAAGTCGGTCATCGAGATCCCCGGCTTCGGGGTCGGGCAGAGCTACCTCGAGTACCTGACTCCGGGGGTCGTCATGATGCTCGCGCTGTTCGGGAGCGCGTGGTCGGGGACCGTCTACATCCAGGACATGGACCGCGGCGTGATGGATCGGTTCCTCACCTCGCCGACCAATCGCGCGGCGATGATCGTGTCGACGCTGGTGTACCAGTCCATCCTCGCGGTCGCCCAGTCGCTCGTGGTGGTCGGGATCGCGTTCTGGGCGGGCGCGCGCTTCGAGGGCGGGGTGGTCGGCATCCTCCTGCTCCTTCTCGGAGTGGTGCTGCTGACCGCGGTGTTCTGCTCGCTGTCGAACGCGGTCGCGCTGCTGGCCCGCG encodes the following:
- a CDS encoding penicillin-binding protein, with the translated sequence MRWGWAPALAGFVALSGLAGVLAAAAVTPAVALTGSAADSTISVFDGLPEYIKVEPLAQASTMYALSNGKQVPIATFYSQNRIEVGWDGISQNLKDAAVATEDPRFYEHGGVDVSGTLRGAVLTALHKSVQGGSSITQQYVKNILVQRCENKQPDPTATDAVQKKQLTAYEACYNDATKVDPSRKLKEMRYAIGLEKEYSKNDILQSYLNIALFGGRVYGVQSAAEYYFGVGAKDVNLQQAATLIAILNNPDNLRIDKPDSKENGAANGYKETLDRRNYVLDRMLANGKITKEEHDAARATKVEPKITASQNGCMSAQQYNAAFFCDYVERVIEQDPIFGKTGDDRSNFLTRGGLKIYTTLNLDLQSQAQAAVSAYIPPADPRLDVGSSNVSVEVGSGRVVTMVQNRPYDNTAAPAPSTTAVNYNTDYAYGASEGFQTGSAYKVFDLLEWLNEGHSLYQSVNGTQHVFPQTSFHSSDPCNDIGGAPWNVSNDEGESVTSTTVMNATAQSINTIFAKMATSLDLCGIKQRAQDLLVHGADEQTNPYRANPSSVLGTNYIAPLTMATAYAGLANNGVACSPIAIDKIVNADGSAHAVPKSQCSTTPIDPQVAAAAIYALQGVLRGGGTAASANPGDGIPVFGKTGTTDNSVENWLVTSTTKVAQATWVGNVEGGVALRSVSFQGVGGGNVKFAIAKRVMTALNAAYGGSAFPSPAGKYTTAPPAPKPTKPTAPSAPAAPAPAPGAGAGGNGNGGNPPGKKP
- a CDS encoding ABC transporter; this translates as MASATGPALAAAHLVKTYSGGRGKPAVRALDDLGFEVETGTVFGLLGPNGAGKSTTMKILSTLARPDSGSASVAGIDVIRHPARVRRAIGYVAQKPVSDPSDTGVENLVLAGRLQGMSGREAAARARELLDRFGLTDHARRQVKTYSGGMARKLDVAIGLMHRPQVLFLDEPTTGLDPEARAELWLELERMTAAENLTVLLTTHYLDEADRLADRLAIVDHGRIVAGGTPEELKNGLRGDAIVVELAGDADPLAGLSALERVDALREVGGDGRTLRARADVGASTLPLALAALEAAGVAVASATVARPSLDDVYLRHTGRTFTRAQESAEFVLEDAS
- a CDS encoding multidrug ABC transporter permease, with amino-acid sequence MTAATLAPSRPLRRTGPTFVTHTLLLTGRQLRAAWRMPAFLVMNLVQPVIWLLLFGQLFKSVIEIPGFGVGQSYLEYLTPGVVMMLALFGSAWSGTVYIQDMDRGVMDRFLTSPTNRAAMIVSTLVYQSILAVAQSLVVVGIAFWAGARFEGGVVGILLLLLGVVLLTAVFCSLSNAVALLAREQTALIGISQLITLPLMFLSSAIMNTKLSPEWVQNVAAYNPFEWAVIVGRQALSAHPDWSDLWFHAGLLVALAVVMAAWATSAFRTYQRTA
- a CDS encoding PadR family transcriptional regulator, translated to MPKRAVSNPLALAVLACLWERPMYPYEMTTTMRERGKEDSIRLNFGSLYAVIKSLEKHGFIEVAQTEREGNRPERVVYAITDAGRVEAEEWLRELIEVPVKEYPAIETGLSLLPMLPPQVAADLLESRRDRIDEDLAARRTLHEQAQGLPELFMIESDYRVAILEAERTFVADLAARIRDRSIGGFDGWEELHRLLAEGVGMEELTERIAVGFFGEEAAALYRA
- a CDS encoding transcriptional regulator — protein: MAETATQSSPGRSRISAVAAWESLFRAQVAVMRTLAAEFPTRDISFNEYDVLFNLSRQPNRELRLRDLNKHVLLTQPSVSRLVDRLVARGLVAKEPEPSDARGTVIRLTDTGFEMFRRVAVDHMKTINARVGGRLTTEELETLAQLCDKLRETS